A genomic segment from Phragmites australis chromosome 6, lpPhrAust1.1, whole genome shotgun sequence encodes:
- the LOC133920529 gene encoding uncharacterized protein LOC133920529 produces the protein MENRRRQATRRARCLLALAADYLKYLFMKRRRLLHKVARRTLALIHRHGERKNRLAASSWSSRALMEYEFSCGDSPGPAFLAVKRLLRSRLKGGGAAAAGAVSSCFGSLLRAPCGSPETTAAETEAAEDEDQVETEGDEEDRAAAEDRWVQCCELLDVDDRAEEFINMFYEQLRAQSFAAVFQCSP, from the coding sequence ATGGAGAACCGGCGCCGGCAGGCGACGAGGCGGGCGCGCTGCCTGCTCGCCCTCGCCGCTGACTACCTCAAGTACCTCTTCATGAAGCGGCGCCGGCTCCTGCACAAGGTGGCGCGGAGAACGCTGGCGCTCATCCACCGCCACGGCGAGCGCAAGAACCGCCTGGCTGCGTCGTCCTGGTCATCTCGCGCCCTGATGGAGTACGAGTTCTCGTGCGGCGACAGCCCAGGCCCGGCGTTCCTCGCGGTGAAGAGGCTGCTGCGGTCACGGCTGAAAGGCGGTGGCGCGGCagctgccggcgccgtgtcttCCTGCTTCGGCTCCTTATTACGAGCGCCGTGCGGTTCGCCCGAGACGACAGCAGCGGAGACAGAGGCCGCGGAAGATGAGGATCAGGTGGAGACGGAGGGCGACGAAGAAGATCGGGCGGCGGCCGAGGACAGGTGGGTGCAGTGCTGTGAGCTTCTTGACGTGGACGACAGAGCGGAGGAGTTCATCAACATGTTCTACGAGCAGCTCAGGGCGCAGAGCTTCGCCGCGGTTTTCCAGTGCTCCCCGTGA
- the LOC133923052 gene encoding uncharacterized protein LOC133923052, whose amino-acid sequence MKPQRQLSMEKLSNAAKDLLIFMPRKKLPTLGVGSAVVAKCRELWEGCTGCGSGVARDDYFSGSYEFSCTTTPVVPVKGRGRRCRQRRLPPCVGGRQAREMLASVVPGRGWSPERSPETRVGHEIDGLAEEFIKRFHDELRKQRVAELKVEHERSAHLALSVPVM is encoded by the coding sequence ATGAAGCCGCAGCGGCAGTTATCCATGGAGAAGCTGTCCAACGCCGCGAAGGACCTCCTCATCTTCATGCCAAGGAAGAAGCTGCCTACGCTTGGCGTTGGCTCAGCCGTCGTGGCGAAATGCAGGGAGCTCTGGGAAGGCTGCACCGGCTGCGGCTCTGGCGTGGCGCGCGACGACTACTTCAGCGGGAGCTACGAGTTCTCGTGCACGACCACGCCGGTCGTTCCAGTGAAGGGACGTGGCCGTCGATGTCGACAGCGGCGTCTGCCGCCCTGCGTCGGCGGCAGGCAGGCGAGGGAGATGCTGGCGAGCGTCGTTCCGGGGAGAGGGTGGTCGCCGGAGCGCTCGCCGGAGACCAGGGTCGGGCACGAGATCGACGGCCTCGCCGAGGAGTTCATCAAGAGGTTCCACGACGAGCTGAGGAAGCAGAGGGTGGCAGAGCTGAAGGTGGAGCACGAGAGAAGCGCTCACTTGGCGCTCTCTGTGCCAGTGATGTAG